The Cellulophaga sp. RHA19 genome includes the window TGCAAAGCAACATCTCTTTTACGCATTGTATTATCTTCAAAAGCAGTAAATCCTTGGTCTGCCATAAAATTTAATTGGTCTATTGGATCTTTACCTGCACTATTTTCAAACATACCTAAGTGTGGAGCATATTTTAAATTAAAAGTAGGTTTTATAATCTTCTGCTGTTTATTTGCGGCATAAGCTACAGAACCTCCTAATGTTAGTGCACTAGCAGATAAGGCAGACTTTTGTATAAAGTTTCTTCTTTTCATATAAGTTTAATTAGCATTAGTTAAATAGACCAAGCCTTGCCTTTAGTTAATTTTTCTACACTTTCACAAGCTATATATTCTCCTGGAACAGGTAAATAGGCCAATACTTTTTCTCCTACATACTCATTGCATTTATAGCCCCAAATAGTTAATTCTCTAATTTTTTTTGCAAAAGCATTTTCCTTTCCTTTTGCTTCTAAAAACTGTCTTACAACAGGTTCCACATCTTCCTGCGTTAATTCTGCTACTTCTTTTTTATTGGACTTAGCTAGCGCACTCTGTGCCATTGCATCTAAGGTGTTTTTAAAATCGCCTTGTTGCTTTGCATCCATAACGTTGCCAGCAAAGCCATCTAAAAATACATGCACGTTTACCTCTGATGCAGAAGGAGTATCAGTTTTGGGTAAAATAGAATCTACCACATGAACCAAAGTACTACCTTGCTCAGCTGTAAAAAACGTTGGTTTCCAAGCTTCTTCTTTTTTGTCTGCGCACCCCTGTAATATGCTTACAAAAGTTGGCACGGCTACCA containing:
- a CDS encoding gluconate 2-dehydrogenase subunit 3 family protein; this translates as MDRRKALMQMGMSLGYVVAVPTFVSILQGCADKKEEAWKPTFFTAEQGSTLVHVVDSILPKTDTPSASEVNVHVFLDGFAGNVMDAKQQGDFKNTLDAMAQSALAKSNKKEVAELTQEDVEPVVRQFLEAKGKENAFAKKIRELTIWGYKCNEYVGEKVLAYLPVPGEYIACESVEKLTKGKAWSI